From Dasypus novemcinctus isolate mDasNov1 chromosome 19, mDasNov1.1.hap2, whole genome shotgun sequence, a single genomic window includes:
- the ZNF84 gene encoding zinc finger protein 84 isoform X4: MKPDVIFKLEHGEEPWIDGEIPGSESPEEIWQVDGHMMWHQDNQVMLKNMKRGHEYDAVGKKFNLSMNFVPLRKSTKEGGLDGIILKRHLDLVIPKPDYGKLEPDDFNVFDKLFLHTKPEETDTWLKYYECDKYEKAIYKKSQIVICHRTHLGEKLYECSECRKRFSKKSSLMKHQSRHIREIAYGCGKCGKTFPQKSQFITHHRTHTGEKPYDCSQCGKAFSQKSQLTSHKRIHTGEKPYECGECGKAFSRKSHLISHWRTHTGEKPYECNDCGRAFSEKSNLINHQRIHTGEKPFQCRECGKAFSRKSQLITHHRTHTGTKPYGCSDCRKAFFEKSELSRHQTIHTGEKPYECSECRKAFRERSSLINHQRTHTGEKPHGCIQCGKAFSQKSHLISHYMTHTGEKPFVCSKCGKAFSRKSQLVRHQRTHTGEKPYECSECGKAFSEKLSLTNHQRIHTGEKPYVCTECGKAFCQKSHLISHQRTHTGEKPYECSECGKAFGEKSSLATHQRTHTGEKPYECRDCEKAFSQKSQLNTHQRIHTGEKPYVCSLCRKAFFEKSELIRHQRTHTGEKPYECNECRKAFREKSSLINHHRIHTGEKPFECSECGKAFSRKSHLIPHQRTHTGEKPYGCSECKKAFSQKSQLVNHQRIHTGEKPFQCSQCAKAFSQKSQLINHQRIHTVKKS; this comes from the exons ATGAAACCAGATGTGATCTTTAAGTTGGAACATGGAGAAGAGCCATGGATAGATGGAGAAATTCCAGGTTCAGAATCTCCAG aaGAAATCTGGCAAGTAGATGGTCACATGATGTGGCACCAGGATAACCAAGTCAtgcttaaaaatatgaaaagaggtCATGAATATGATGCAGTTGGGAAAAAATTCAATCTGAGTATGAATTTTGTTCCTTTAAGGAAATCAACCAAGGAAGGTGGCTTAGATGGAATAATTTTAAAACGTCATTTAGATTTAGTTATTCCAAAACCAGATTATGGAAAACTAGAACCAGATGACTTTAATGTATTTGATAAATTATTTCTTCATACCAAGCCTGAGGAAACTGATACTTGGTTAAAATACTATGAATGTGATAAATATGAGAAAGCCATCTACAAGAAGTCACAGATTGTTATATGTCACAGAACCCATTTAGGGGAGAAACTGTATGAATGCAGTGAATGTAGAAAACGCTTCAGCAAGAAATCAAGTCTTATGAAACATCAAAGCAGACATATAAGAGAAATAGCCTATGGCTGTGGTAAATGTGGCAAGACATTTCCCCAGAAGTCACAGTTTATTACACATCATAGAACtcatacaggagagaaaccctatgactGTAGccaatgtgggaaagccttctccCAAAAGTCACAGTTAACATCACATAAGAGGATCCATACAGGagaaaaaccctatgaatgtggtgaatgtgggaaagccttttcCCGGAAATCACATCTTATATCACATTGGAGGacacacacaggagaaaaacctTATGAATGCAATGATTGTGGGAGAGCCTTCAGTGAAAAGTCAAATCTCATTaatcatcagagaattcatacaggAGAGAAACCTTTTCAGTGTAgggaatgtgggaaagctttcagcagGAAGTCACAACTCATTACACATCACAGGACACACACAGGAACCAAACCTTATGGATGTAGTGATTGTAGAAAAGCCTTCTTTGAGAAGTCAGAGCTCAGTAGACACCAGacaattcatactggagagaaaccctatgaatgcagTGAATGTCGGAAAGCATTTAGAGAGAGATCAAGTCTCATTAATCATCAGAGAACCCAtacaggagagaaaccccatgGATGCATtcaatgtgggaaagccttctctCAGAAGTCACATCTTATATCACATTATATGacacacacaggagagaaacctttTGTTTGCAgtaaatgtgggaaagccttcagtagGAAGTCCCAACTTGTTAGGCACCagagaactcatactggagaaaaaccctatgaatgcagtgaatgtgggaaagctttcagtgaaAAATTAAGTCTCACTAATCACCAGAGAATTCATACAGGAGAAAAACCTTATGTATGCACTGAATGTGGTAAAGCCTTTTGTCAGAAGTCACATCTCATATCCCATCAGAGGACtcatacaggagagaaaccctatgaatgcagTGAATGTGGTAAAGCCTTTGGTGAGAAGTCAAGTCTCGCCACTCATCAAAGGACTCATACAGGAGAAAAACCCTATGAATGCAGGGACTGTGAAAAAGCCTTCTCTCAGAAGTCACAACTCAATACTCACCAGAGGATTCACACAGGGGAGAAACCATATGTGTGCAGTCTTTGTAGGAAAGCTTTCTTTGAGAAATCAGAACTAATTAGACATCAGAGAACCCATACGGGAGAAAAACCCtatgaatgcaatgaatgtagaAAAGCCTTCAGGGAGAAGTCAAGTCTCATTAATCATCACAGAATACATACAGGAGAAAAACCCTTTGAGTGCAGTGAATGTGGCAAAGCCTTCTCTCGGAAGTCACACCTCATACCACATCAGAGGACACATacaggtgagaaaccctatgGATGCAGTGAATGTAAAAAGGCCTTTTCTCAGAAGTCACAGCTTGTTaatcatcagagaattcatacaggAGAGAAACCTTTTCAGTGTAGTCAGTGTGCAAAAGCCTTCTCCCAAAAGTCACAGCTCATTaatcatcagagaattcatacagtGAAGAAATCCTAG
- the ZNF84 gene encoding zinc finger protein 84 isoform X2, with protein sequence MQEESLSFEDLSVDFTQKEWQLLDPYQKDLYKDVMLENYSSLVSLGYEVMKPDVIFKLEHGEEPWIDGEIPGSESPEEIWQVDGHMMWHQDNQVMLKNMKRGHEYDAVGKKFNLSMNFVPLRKSTKEGGLDGIILKRHLDLVIPKPDYGKLEPDDFNVFDKLFLHTKPEETDTWLKYYECDKYEKAIYKKSQIVICHRTHLGEKLYECSECRKRFSKKSSLMKHQSRHIREIAYGCGKCGKTFPQKSQFITHHRTHTGEKPYDCSQCGKAFSQKSQLTSHKRIHTGEKPYECGECGKAFSRKSHLISHWRTHTGEKPYECNDCGRAFSEKSNLINHQRIHTGEKPFQCRECGKAFSRKSQLITHHRTHTGTKPYGCSDCRKAFFEKSELSRHQTIHTGEKPYECSECRKAFRERSSLINHQRTHTGEKPHGCIQCGKAFSQKSHLISHYMTHTGEKPFVCSKCGKAFSRKSQLVRHQRTHTGEKPYECSECGKAFSEKLSLTNHQRIHTGEKPYVCTECGKAFCQKSHLISHQRTHTGEKPYECSECGKAFGEKSSLATHQRTHTGEKPYECRDCEKAFSQKSQLNTHQRIHTGEKPYVCSLCRKAFFEKSELIRHQRTHTGEKPYECNECRKAFREKSSLINHHRIHTGEKPFECSECGKAFSRKSHLIPHQRTHTGEKPYGCSECKKAFSQKSQLVNHQRIHTGEKPFQCSQCAKAFSQKSQLINHQRIHTVKKS encoded by the exons GAGTCATTATCATTTGAAGATTTATCTGTGGACTTCACTCAGAaggaatggcagctactggaccCCTATCAGAAAGACTTATACAAAGATGTCATGTTGGAGAACTATAGCAGCCTAGTATCACTGG GGTATGAAGTTATGAAACCAGATGTGATCTTTAAGTTGGAACATGGAGAAGAGCCATGGATAGATGGAGAAATTCCAGGTTCAGAATCTCCAG aaGAAATCTGGCAAGTAGATGGTCACATGATGTGGCACCAGGATAACCAAGTCAtgcttaaaaatatgaaaagaggtCATGAATATGATGCAGTTGGGAAAAAATTCAATCTGAGTATGAATTTTGTTCCTTTAAGGAAATCAACCAAGGAAGGTGGCTTAGATGGAATAATTTTAAAACGTCATTTAGATTTAGTTATTCCAAAACCAGATTATGGAAAACTAGAACCAGATGACTTTAATGTATTTGATAAATTATTTCTTCATACCAAGCCTGAGGAAACTGATACTTGGTTAAAATACTATGAATGTGATAAATATGAGAAAGCCATCTACAAGAAGTCACAGATTGTTATATGTCACAGAACCCATTTAGGGGAGAAACTGTATGAATGCAGTGAATGTAGAAAACGCTTCAGCAAGAAATCAAGTCTTATGAAACATCAAAGCAGACATATAAGAGAAATAGCCTATGGCTGTGGTAAATGTGGCAAGACATTTCCCCAGAAGTCACAGTTTATTACACATCATAGAACtcatacaggagagaaaccctatgactGTAGccaatgtgggaaagccttctccCAAAAGTCACAGTTAACATCACATAAGAGGATCCATACAGGagaaaaaccctatgaatgtggtgaatgtgggaaagccttttcCCGGAAATCACATCTTATATCACATTGGAGGacacacacaggagaaaaacctTATGAATGCAATGATTGTGGGAGAGCCTTCAGTGAAAAGTCAAATCTCATTaatcatcagagaattcatacaggAGAGAAACCTTTTCAGTGTAgggaatgtgggaaagctttcagcagGAAGTCACAACTCATTACACATCACAGGACACACACAGGAACCAAACCTTATGGATGTAGTGATTGTAGAAAAGCCTTCTTTGAGAAGTCAGAGCTCAGTAGACACCAGacaattcatactggagagaaaccctatgaatgcagTGAATGTCGGAAAGCATTTAGAGAGAGATCAAGTCTCATTAATCATCAGAGAACCCAtacaggagagaaaccccatgGATGCATtcaatgtgggaaagccttctctCAGAAGTCACATCTTATATCACATTATATGacacacacaggagagaaacctttTGTTTGCAgtaaatgtgggaaagccttcagtagGAAGTCCCAACTTGTTAGGCACCagagaactcatactggagaaaaaccctatgaatgcagtgaatgtgggaaagctttcagtgaaAAATTAAGTCTCACTAATCACCAGAGAATTCATACAGGAGAAAAACCTTATGTATGCACTGAATGTGGTAAAGCCTTTTGTCAGAAGTCACATCTCATATCCCATCAGAGGACtcatacaggagagaaaccctatgaatgcagTGAATGTGGTAAAGCCTTTGGTGAGAAGTCAAGTCTCGCCACTCATCAAAGGACTCATACAGGAGAAAAACCCTATGAATGCAGGGACTGTGAAAAAGCCTTCTCTCAGAAGTCACAACTCAATACTCACCAGAGGATTCACACAGGGGAGAAACCATATGTGTGCAGTCTTTGTAGGAAAGCTTTCTTTGAGAAATCAGAACTAATTAGACATCAGAGAACCCATACGGGAGAAAAACCCtatgaatgcaatgaatgtagaAAAGCCTTCAGGGAGAAGTCAAGTCTCATTAATCATCACAGAATACATACAGGAGAAAAACCCTTTGAGTGCAGTGAATGTGGCAAAGCCTTCTCTCGGAAGTCACACCTCATACCACATCAGAGGACACATacaggtgagaaaccctatgGATGCAGTGAATGTAAAAAGGCCTTTTCTCAGAAGTCACAGCTTGTTaatcatcagagaattcatacaggAGAGAAACCTTTTCAGTGTAGTCAGTGTGCAAAAGCCTTCTCCCAAAAGTCACAGCTCATTaatcatcagagaattcatacagtGAAGAAATCCTAG
- the ZNF84 gene encoding zinc finger protein 84 isoform X3, with protein MLENYSSLVSLGYEVMKPDVIFKLEHGEEPWIDGEIPGSESPEEIWQVDGHMMWHQDNQVMLKNMKRGHEYDAVGKKFNLSMNFVPLRKSTKEGGLDGIILKRHLDLVIPKPDYGKLEPDDFNVFDKLFLHTKPEETDTWLKYYECDKYEKAIYKKSQIVICHRTHLGEKLYECSECRKRFSKKSSLMKHQSRHIREIAYGCGKCGKTFPQKSQFITHHRTHTGEKPYDCSQCGKAFSQKSQLTSHKRIHTGEKPYECGECGKAFSRKSHLISHWRTHTGEKPYECNDCGRAFSEKSNLINHQRIHTGEKPFQCRECGKAFSRKSQLITHHRTHTGTKPYGCSDCRKAFFEKSELSRHQTIHTGEKPYECSECRKAFRERSSLINHQRTHTGEKPHGCIQCGKAFSQKSHLISHYMTHTGEKPFVCSKCGKAFSRKSQLVRHQRTHTGEKPYECSECGKAFSEKLSLTNHQRIHTGEKPYVCTECGKAFCQKSHLISHQRTHTGEKPYECSECGKAFGEKSSLATHQRTHTGEKPYECRDCEKAFSQKSQLNTHQRIHTGEKPYVCSLCRKAFFEKSELIRHQRTHTGEKPYECNECRKAFREKSSLINHHRIHTGEKPFECSECGKAFSRKSHLIPHQRTHTGEKPYGCSECKKAFSQKSQLVNHQRIHTGEKPFQCSQCAKAFSQKSQLINHQRIHTVKKS; from the exons ATGTTGGAGAACTATAGCAGCCTAGTATCACTGG GGTATGAAGTTATGAAACCAGATGTGATCTTTAAGTTGGAACATGGAGAAGAGCCATGGATAGATGGAGAAATTCCAGGTTCAGAATCTCCAG aaGAAATCTGGCAAGTAGATGGTCACATGATGTGGCACCAGGATAACCAAGTCAtgcttaaaaatatgaaaagaggtCATGAATATGATGCAGTTGGGAAAAAATTCAATCTGAGTATGAATTTTGTTCCTTTAAGGAAATCAACCAAGGAAGGTGGCTTAGATGGAATAATTTTAAAACGTCATTTAGATTTAGTTATTCCAAAACCAGATTATGGAAAACTAGAACCAGATGACTTTAATGTATTTGATAAATTATTTCTTCATACCAAGCCTGAGGAAACTGATACTTGGTTAAAATACTATGAATGTGATAAATATGAGAAAGCCATCTACAAGAAGTCACAGATTGTTATATGTCACAGAACCCATTTAGGGGAGAAACTGTATGAATGCAGTGAATGTAGAAAACGCTTCAGCAAGAAATCAAGTCTTATGAAACATCAAAGCAGACATATAAGAGAAATAGCCTATGGCTGTGGTAAATGTGGCAAGACATTTCCCCAGAAGTCACAGTTTATTACACATCATAGAACtcatacaggagagaaaccctatgactGTAGccaatgtgggaaagccttctccCAAAAGTCACAGTTAACATCACATAAGAGGATCCATACAGGagaaaaaccctatgaatgtggtgaatgtgggaaagccttttcCCGGAAATCACATCTTATATCACATTGGAGGacacacacaggagaaaaacctTATGAATGCAATGATTGTGGGAGAGCCTTCAGTGAAAAGTCAAATCTCATTaatcatcagagaattcatacaggAGAGAAACCTTTTCAGTGTAgggaatgtgggaaagctttcagcagGAAGTCACAACTCATTACACATCACAGGACACACACAGGAACCAAACCTTATGGATGTAGTGATTGTAGAAAAGCCTTCTTTGAGAAGTCAGAGCTCAGTAGACACCAGacaattcatactggagagaaaccctatgaatgcagTGAATGTCGGAAAGCATTTAGAGAGAGATCAAGTCTCATTAATCATCAGAGAACCCAtacaggagagaaaccccatgGATGCATtcaatgtgggaaagccttctctCAGAAGTCACATCTTATATCACATTATATGacacacacaggagagaaacctttTGTTTGCAgtaaatgtgggaaagccttcagtagGAAGTCCCAACTTGTTAGGCACCagagaactcatactggagaaaaaccctatgaatgcagtgaatgtgggaaagctttcagtgaaAAATTAAGTCTCACTAATCACCAGAGAATTCATACAGGAGAAAAACCTTATGTATGCACTGAATGTGGTAAAGCCTTTTGTCAGAAGTCACATCTCATATCCCATCAGAGGACtcatacaggagagaaaccctatgaatgcagTGAATGTGGTAAAGCCTTTGGTGAGAAGTCAAGTCTCGCCACTCATCAAAGGACTCATACAGGAGAAAAACCCTATGAATGCAGGGACTGTGAAAAAGCCTTCTCTCAGAAGTCACAACTCAATACTCACCAGAGGATTCACACAGGGGAGAAACCATATGTGTGCAGTCTTTGTAGGAAAGCTTTCTTTGAGAAATCAGAACTAATTAGACATCAGAGAACCCATACGGGAGAAAAACCCtatgaatgcaatgaatgtagaAAAGCCTTCAGGGAGAAGTCAAGTCTCATTAATCATCACAGAATACATACAGGAGAAAAACCCTTTGAGTGCAGTGAATGTGGCAAAGCCTTCTCTCGGAAGTCACACCTCATACCACATCAGAGGACACATacaggtgagaaaccctatgGATGCAGTGAATGTAAAAAGGCCTTTTCTCAGAAGTCACAGCTTGTTaatcatcagagaattcatacaggAGAGAAACCTTTTCAGTGTAGTCAGTGTGCAAAAGCCTTCTCCCAAAAGTCACAGCTCATTaatcatcagagaattcatacagtGAAGAAATCCTAG
- the ZNF84 gene encoding zinc finger protein 84 isoform X1, whose amino-acid sequence MNTLQESLSFEDLSVDFTQKEWQLLDPYQKDLYKDVMLENYSSLVSLGYEVMKPDVIFKLEHGEEPWIDGEIPGSESPEEIWQVDGHMMWHQDNQVMLKNMKRGHEYDAVGKKFNLSMNFVPLRKSTKEGGLDGIILKRHLDLVIPKPDYGKLEPDDFNVFDKLFLHTKPEETDTWLKYYECDKYEKAIYKKSQIVICHRTHLGEKLYECSECRKRFSKKSSLMKHQSRHIREIAYGCGKCGKTFPQKSQFITHHRTHTGEKPYDCSQCGKAFSQKSQLTSHKRIHTGEKPYECGECGKAFSRKSHLISHWRTHTGEKPYECNDCGRAFSEKSNLINHQRIHTGEKPFQCRECGKAFSRKSQLITHHRTHTGTKPYGCSDCRKAFFEKSELSRHQTIHTGEKPYECSECRKAFRERSSLINHQRTHTGEKPHGCIQCGKAFSQKSHLISHYMTHTGEKPFVCSKCGKAFSRKSQLVRHQRTHTGEKPYECSECGKAFSEKLSLTNHQRIHTGEKPYVCTECGKAFCQKSHLISHQRTHTGEKPYECSECGKAFGEKSSLATHQRTHTGEKPYECRDCEKAFSQKSQLNTHQRIHTGEKPYVCSLCRKAFFEKSELIRHQRTHTGEKPYECNECRKAFREKSSLINHHRIHTGEKPFECSECGKAFSRKSHLIPHQRTHTGEKPYGCSECKKAFSQKSQLVNHQRIHTGEKPFQCSQCAKAFSQKSQLINHQRIHTVKKS is encoded by the exons GAGTCATTATCATTTGAAGATTTATCTGTGGACTTCACTCAGAaggaatggcagctactggaccCCTATCAGAAAGACTTATACAAAGATGTCATGTTGGAGAACTATAGCAGCCTAGTATCACTGG GGTATGAAGTTATGAAACCAGATGTGATCTTTAAGTTGGAACATGGAGAAGAGCCATGGATAGATGGAGAAATTCCAGGTTCAGAATCTCCAG aaGAAATCTGGCAAGTAGATGGTCACATGATGTGGCACCAGGATAACCAAGTCAtgcttaaaaatatgaaaagaggtCATGAATATGATGCAGTTGGGAAAAAATTCAATCTGAGTATGAATTTTGTTCCTTTAAGGAAATCAACCAAGGAAGGTGGCTTAGATGGAATAATTTTAAAACGTCATTTAGATTTAGTTATTCCAAAACCAGATTATGGAAAACTAGAACCAGATGACTTTAATGTATTTGATAAATTATTTCTTCATACCAAGCCTGAGGAAACTGATACTTGGTTAAAATACTATGAATGTGATAAATATGAGAAAGCCATCTACAAGAAGTCACAGATTGTTATATGTCACAGAACCCATTTAGGGGAGAAACTGTATGAATGCAGTGAATGTAGAAAACGCTTCAGCAAGAAATCAAGTCTTATGAAACATCAAAGCAGACATATAAGAGAAATAGCCTATGGCTGTGGTAAATGTGGCAAGACATTTCCCCAGAAGTCACAGTTTATTACACATCATAGAACtcatacaggagagaaaccctatgactGTAGccaatgtgggaaagccttctccCAAAAGTCACAGTTAACATCACATAAGAGGATCCATACAGGagaaaaaccctatgaatgtggtgaatgtgggaaagccttttcCCGGAAATCACATCTTATATCACATTGGAGGacacacacaggagaaaaacctTATGAATGCAATGATTGTGGGAGAGCCTTCAGTGAAAAGTCAAATCTCATTaatcatcagagaattcatacaggAGAGAAACCTTTTCAGTGTAgggaatgtgggaaagctttcagcagGAAGTCACAACTCATTACACATCACAGGACACACACAGGAACCAAACCTTATGGATGTAGTGATTGTAGAAAAGCCTTCTTTGAGAAGTCAGAGCTCAGTAGACACCAGacaattcatactggagagaaaccctatgaatgcagTGAATGTCGGAAAGCATTTAGAGAGAGATCAAGTCTCATTAATCATCAGAGAACCCAtacaggagagaaaccccatgGATGCATtcaatgtgggaaagccttctctCAGAAGTCACATCTTATATCACATTATATGacacacacaggagagaaacctttTGTTTGCAgtaaatgtgggaaagccttcagtagGAAGTCCCAACTTGTTAGGCACCagagaactcatactggagaaaaaccctatgaatgcagtgaatgtgggaaagctttcagtgaaAAATTAAGTCTCACTAATCACCAGAGAATTCATACAGGAGAAAAACCTTATGTATGCACTGAATGTGGTAAAGCCTTTTGTCAGAAGTCACATCTCATATCCCATCAGAGGACtcatacaggagagaaaccctatgaatgcagTGAATGTGGTAAAGCCTTTGGTGAGAAGTCAAGTCTCGCCACTCATCAAAGGACTCATACAGGAGAAAAACCCTATGAATGCAGGGACTGTGAAAAAGCCTTCTCTCAGAAGTCACAACTCAATACTCACCAGAGGATTCACACAGGGGAGAAACCATATGTGTGCAGTCTTTGTAGGAAAGCTTTCTTTGAGAAATCAGAACTAATTAGACATCAGAGAACCCATACGGGAGAAAAACCCtatgaatgcaatgaatgtagaAAAGCCTTCAGGGAGAAGTCAAGTCTCATTAATCATCACAGAATACATACAGGAGAAAAACCCTTTGAGTGCAGTGAATGTGGCAAAGCCTTCTCTCGGAAGTCACACCTCATACCACATCAGAGGACACATacaggtgagaaaccctatgGATGCAGTGAATGTAAAAAGGCCTTTTCTCAGAAGTCACAGCTTGTTaatcatcagagaattcatacaggAGAGAAACCTTTTCAGTGTAGTCAGTGTGCAAAAGCCTTCTCCCAAAAGTCACAGCTCATTaatcatcagagaattcatacagtGAAGAAATCCTAG